In a single window of the Scyliorhinus canicula chromosome 1, sScyCan1.1, whole genome shotgun sequence genome:
- the eif4a3 gene encoding eukaryotic initiation factor 4A-III: MASSGRKRLLKEEDISKVEFETSEEVDVTPTFDTMGLREDLLRGIYAYGFEKPSAIQQRAIKQIIKGRDVIAQSQSGTGKTATFCVSVLQCLDIQVRETQALILAPTRELAGQIQKVLLALGDYMNVQCHACIGGTNVGEDIRKLDYGQHVVAGTPGRVFDMIRRRSLRTRAIKMLVLDEADEMLNKGFKEQIYDVYRYLPPATQVILISATLPHEILEMTNKFMTDPIRILVKRDELTLEGIKQFFVAVEREEWKFDTLCDLYDTLTITQAVIFCNTKRKVDWLTEKMREANFTVSSMHGDMPQKERESIMKEFRSGASRVLISTDVWARGLDVPQVSLIINYDLPNNRELYIHRIGRSGRYGRKGVAINFVKNDDIRILRDIEQYYSTQIDEMPMNVADLI, translated from the exons ATGGCGAGCTCGGGGAGGAAGCGCCTCCTGAAGGAGGAGGATATCTCCAAGGTGGAGTTCGAGACCAGCGAAGAAGTGGATGTCACCCCTACCTTCGACACCATGGGCTTGCGGGAAGACTTACTGCGGGGGATCTACGCGtacg GCTTTGAAAAACCATCAGCTATTCAACAAAGAGCCATCAAACAAATAATCAAAGGGAGAGATGTCATTGCTCA ATCCCAATCTGGTACAGGAAAGACAGCAACTTTCTGTGTGTCGGTACTACAATGCCTGGACATTCAG gtcCGTGAAACCCAGGCTTTAATATTGGCACCAACTCGGGAGCTCGCAGGGCAGATACAGAAG GTACTCCTTGCTCTTGGTGACTATATGAATGTACAGTGCCATGCGTGTATTGGAGGTACAAATGTTGGAGAAGACATTCGGAAATTAGACTATGGACAGCATGTAGTTGCTGGTACTCCAGGACGTGTATTTG ATATGATCCGAAGACGGAGCCTGAGGACACGTGCCATCAAAATGTTGGTTCTTGATGAAGCAGATGAGATGCTGAACAAAG GTTTCAAGGAGCAGATCTATGATGTGTACAGATATTTGCCTCCAGCCACACAGGTAATTCTGATCAGTGCTACGCTGCCTCATGAAATCCTGGAAATGACCAACAAGTTCATGACTGACCCGATCCGAATCCTTGTGAAACG TGATGAGTTGACCTTGGAAGGAATCAAACAGTTCTTTGTAGCAGTTGAAAGGGAGGAGTGGAAGTTCGACACATTGTGTGATTTGTATGACACGCTGACCATTACTCAAGCTGTTATTTTCTGCAATACAAAACGGAAG GTGGATTGGCTCACTGAGAAAATGCGAGAAGCTAATTTCACGGTGTCATCAATGCATGGTGACATGCCTCAAAAGGAGAGGGAATCCATCATGAAGGAATTCCGTTCCGGCGCAAG TCGAGTGCTTATTTCTACGGATGTTTGGGCAAGAGGGTTGGATGTCCCTCAAGTCTCGCTGATCATAAACTATGATTTGCCAAATAACAGAGAATTGTATATCCACAG GATTGGTCGATCAGGCAGATATGGCCGGAAAGGTGTGGCTATCAACTTTGTTAAGAATGATGACATTCGTATATTGCGAGATATTGAACAGTACTACTCCACACAGATTGATGAAATGCCAATGAATG